One genomic segment of Desulfomicrobium sp. ZS1 includes these proteins:
- the lptE gene encoding LPS assembly lipoprotein LptE, whose translation MSGNILWAVLCIALSLPACGYELTARAPIQLPQDSTRLYLDKVTNPTTETWIEPMLRSSLRDELTRRGNVTWVDRSEAEATVNIDVRSYSTADSLKGRDDVTLKSAASIQMVVTFFSTKTNALIWTSGPIMASESYRGPSETQSSSGTLQSTSGKREATQEAIDLAMRKVADQLGQKF comes from the coding sequence TTGTCAGGTAACATCTTGTGGGCGGTGCTTTGCATCGCCCTGTCGCTGCCCGCATGCGGATATGAGCTCACTGCCCGGGCTCCCATTCAACTGCCCCAGGACAGCACGCGCCTCTACCTGGACAAGGTCACCAATCCGACCACGGAAACATGGATAGAACCCATGCTCCGGAGCAGCCTGCGCGACGAGCTGACCCGTCGCGGCAACGTGACCTGGGTGGACCGCAGCGAGGCTGAGGCCACGGTCAATATCGACGTGCGCTCGTACAGCACCGCCGACTCTCTTAAAGGCCGCGATGACGTAACCCTCAAGTCCGCAGCAAGCATTCAGATGGTTGTGACCTTTTTCAGCACCAAGACCAACGCCCTGATCTGGACCTCCGGCCCGATCATGGCCTCTGAGTCCTATCGGGGTCCCAGCGAAACCCAGTCGAGCTCCGGCACGCTGCAGTCTACCAGCGGCAAACGCGAAGCGACCCAGGAAGCCATTGACCTCGCGATGCGCAAAGTGGCCGACCAGCTGGGCCAGAAGTTCTGA
- the leuS gene encoding leucine--tRNA ligase has product MRHYDFKQIEEKWQQAWEEKACFRTDMSRDGEKYYVLEMFPYPSGRIHMGHVRNYSIGDVVARYKRMQGFNVFHPMGWDAFGLPAENAAIKNNTHPAKWTYENIAYMRAQLKRLGYSYDWDREIATCHPGYYRFEQEFFLKFLEKGLVYRKNAPVNWCPSCHTVLANEQVEEGLCWRCDSEVQQKQLSQWFLRITDYAEELLADLDKLTAGWPERVLTMQRNWIGKSIGAEISFKVKDLDEEIPVFTTRPDTLFGATFMSLAPEHPLVEKLVTGTAQEAAVGEFVDRIAKMDRIVRTADDLEKEGVFTGQYCINPLNGLLMPIYVANFVLMGYGTGAVMAVPAHDQRDFEFAAKYKLPVQVVINPKDANLDPQTMTEAYSDLGIMTNSGQFDGMSNEEAKKGIVDMLAARNLGKPTVNYRLRDWNISRQRYWGAPIPVIYCDDCGIVPVPASQLPVELPLDVKVNADGRSPLPGCESFVNVPCPTCGKPARRETDTMDTFVESSWYFARYTSARNETTAFDPAEVAYWMPVDQYIGGIEHAILHLLYSRFFVKALRDEGYLTHDEPFKNLLTQGMVLLHGSKMSKSKGNVVDPDEMIAKYGADTVRLFCLFAAPPEKDLEWNDKGIEGASRFLNRLWRLVDELDDVLSPVGTCVGVEGTLGESEAELRRKEHDTVRRVERDIENKFQFNTAIAAMMELVNTLYATKDDLRGTKNGPRLLSSAISSLLVTLSPIAPHICEEVWDRMGYTRTLAAEPWPAHDPEALRTSEVTVVLQVNGKLRSQITVAADATSEEIKTQAMNDQNVSRHIEGKTIVKTIVIPGKLVNVVVR; this is encoded by the coding sequence ATGAGGCATTACGATTTCAAGCAGATCGAGGAAAAATGGCAGCAGGCCTGGGAAGAGAAGGCCTGTTTTCGGACCGACATGTCCCGGGACGGCGAAAAATACTATGTCCTGGAAATGTTCCCCTATCCGTCGGGACGCATCCACATGGGACATGTGCGCAACTACTCCATCGGCGACGTGGTCGCCCGTTACAAGCGCATGCAGGGTTTCAACGTCTTCCATCCCATGGGCTGGGACGCCTTCGGTCTGCCCGCCGAGAACGCGGCCATCAAGAACAACACCCACCCCGCCAAGTGGACCTACGAAAACATCGCCTACATGCGCGCCCAGCTGAAACGTTTGGGCTACTCCTATGACTGGGACCGGGAAATCGCGACCTGCCACCCGGGATACTACCGTTTCGAACAGGAATTTTTTCTGAAATTCCTGGAAAAAGGCCTGGTTTATCGCAAGAACGCGCCGGTCAACTGGTGCCCGAGCTGCCACACCGTGCTGGCCAACGAACAGGTCGAGGAAGGGCTGTGCTGGCGCTGCGACTCCGAGGTGCAGCAGAAGCAGCTCTCGCAGTGGTTCCTGCGCATCACCGACTATGCCGAGGAGCTTCTGGCGGATCTGGACAAGCTGACCGCCGGCTGGCCCGAGCGGGTGCTGACCATGCAGCGCAACTGGATCGGCAAAAGCATCGGTGCCGAGATATCCTTCAAGGTCAAGGATCTGGACGAAGAGATCCCCGTGTTCACGACCCGGCCCGATACGCTCTTCGGCGCGACGTTCATGAGCCTGGCTCCGGAGCATCCTCTGGTAGAGAAGCTTGTCACCGGAACCGCCCAGGAAGCCGCTGTAGGCGAATTCGTGGACCGCATCGCCAAAATGGACCGCATCGTCCGCACCGCCGATGACCTGGAAAAAGAAGGCGTCTTCACCGGACAGTACTGCATCAATCCCCTGAACGGACTTCTGATGCCCATCTATGTGGCCAACTTCGTGCTCATGGGCTACGGCACAGGCGCAGTCATGGCGGTGCCGGCTCACGACCAGCGCGATTTCGAATTCGCGGCCAAATACAAGCTGCCCGTGCAGGTGGTCATAAACCCCAAAGACGCAAATCTTGACCCCCAAACCATGACTGAGGCCTATTCCGACCTGGGCATAATGACCAATTCGGGGCAATTCGACGGCATGAGCAACGAAGAGGCCAAAAAGGGCATCGTCGACATGCTCGCGGCCCGGAATCTGGGTAAGCCCACGGTCAACTACAGGCTGCGCGACTGGAATATTTCCCGCCAGCGCTACTGGGGCGCGCCCATCCCGGTCATCTATTGCGATGACTGCGGCATCGTGCCAGTGCCCGCCAGCCAGCTTCCGGTGGAGCTGCCCCTGGACGTCAAGGTCAACGCCGACGGACGCTCACCCCTGCCCGGATGTGAAAGCTTCGTGAACGTACCCTGTCCGACCTGCGGCAAGCCCGCCCGGCGCGAGACGGACACCATGGACACGTTCGTGGAGTCATCCTGGTATTTCGCCCGCTACACCTCGGCCCGCAACGAGACCACGGCTTTCGACCCGGCCGAGGTCGCCTACTGGATGCCCGTGGACCAGTACATCGGGGGTATCGAGCATGCCATCCTGCACCTTTTGTATTCGCGCTTTTTCGTCAAGGCCCTGCGCGACGAGGGCTACCTGACCCATGACGAGCCCTTCAAGAACCTGCTGACCCAGGGCATGGTCCTGCTGCATGGTTCCAAGATGTCCAAGTCCAAGGGCAACGTGGTCGATCCCGACGAGATGATCGCCAAGTACGGAGCGGACACGGTCCGCCTGTTCTGTCTTTTCGCCGCTCCGCCGGAAAAGGATCTGGAATGGAACGACAAGGGCATCGAAGGCGCGAGCCGCTTTCTGAACCGTCTCTGGCGTCTGGTGGACGAGCTCGATGACGTCCTCTCCCCTGTCGGCACGTGTGTAGGCGTGGAAGGAACGCTCGGCGAAAGCGAAGCCGAACTGCGCCGCAAGGAGCACGATACCGTGCGCCGGGTGGAGCGCGACATCGAAAACAAATTCCAGTTCAACACGGCCATTGCCGCCATGATGGAGCTGGTCAACACCCTCTACGCGACCAAGGACGACCTGCGCGGAACTAAAAACGGCCCGCGCCTCCTGTCATCGGCCATCTCCTCCCTCCTGGTGACCCTGTCGCCCATCGCTCCGCATATCTGCGAAGAGGTCTGGGACCGCATGGGATACACCCGGACCCTGGCCGCCGAGCCATGGCCCGCGCACGACCCGGAAGCCCTCAGGACGAGCGAGGTGACCGTGGTTCTGCAGGTCAACGGCAAGCTTCGCAGCCAGATAACCGTGGCGGCGGATGCGACCTCGGAAGAGATAAAGACTCAGGCCATGAACGATCAAAACGTCTCACGACACATCGAGGGCAAAACAATTGTCAAAACAATCGTCATTCCCGGAAAACTGGTCAACGTGGTTGTCAGGTAA
- the nusB gene encoding transcription antitermination factor NusB — protein MTHNRRHQRRFAFQVIYSLVFGQKMSKDALIKSFDNFWTEEEFDMERQDSYAWTLVEGVFDNYDSIDEIITQHSQHWKLNRIAKVELTILRLSLFEMLFCPDIPIKVAMNEAIELAKDFGDDNSKTFVNGVLDAAAKGAQRNEHKTIQSGNMES, from the coding sequence GTGACGCACAACCGTCGGCATCAACGCCGTTTCGCCTTTCAGGTCATCTATTCGCTGGTTTTCGGCCAGAAAATGTCCAAGGACGCACTCATAAAGTCCTTCGACAATTTCTGGACCGAAGAGGAATTCGACATGGAGCGCCAGGATTCCTACGCCTGGACCCTGGTCGAAGGAGTGTTCGACAATTACGACAGCATCGACGAGATCATCACCCAGCATTCGCAACACTGGAAACTCAATCGCATCGCCAAGGTCGAACTGACCATTCTGCGGCTCTCCCTCTTTGAGATGCTCTTCTGTCCCGACATTCCCATCAAAGTGGCCATGAACGAGGCCATCGAACTGGCCAAGGATTTCGGAGACGACAACTCCAAGACTTTTGTCAACGGAGTGCTCGACGCCGCAGCCAAGGGTGCCCAGCGTAACGAACACAAGACAATTCAATCCGGCAACATGGAATCTTGA
- the ribE gene encoding 6,7-dimethyl-8-ribityllumazine synthase, which yields MLHVKTIEGQMQAQDQKFTIIASRFNDFIVDRLIGGAVDYLLRHGAVRENITLIRVPGAFEMPLVAQKVAKSGKADAIICVGAVIRGATPHFDYVCSEATKGIAHVSMDTGVPIGFGLLTTDTLEQSIERAGSKGGNKGVEAAAAALETLRVLQQI from the coding sequence ATGCTGCACGTCAAAACCATCGAGGGCCAGATGCAGGCCCAAGACCAAAAGTTCACGATCATTGCCAGCCGCTTCAATGATTTCATCGTCGACCGCCTCATCGGCGGGGCCGTGGATTATCTGCTTCGTCACGGTGCCGTCCGCGAGAACATCACCCTCATTCGCGTCCCCGGCGCATTCGAGATGCCGCTGGTGGCCCAGAAAGTCGCCAAAAGCGGCAAGGCCGACGCCATCATCTGCGTGGGCGCGGTCATCCGTGGCGCCACCCCGCATTTCGACTATGTCTGCAGCGAAGCGACCAAGGGCATCGCCCATGTATCCATGGACACAGGCGTACCCATCGGCTTTGGCCTCCTGACCACGGACACGCTGGAGCAGTCCATCGAACGCGCCGGCAGCAAGGGCGGGAACAAAGGCGTGGAAGCCGCGGCCGCGGCCCTGGAAACCCTGCGCGTACTCCAGCAGATCTAG
- a CDS encoding bifunctional 3,4-dihydroxy-2-butanone-4-phosphate synthase/GTP cyclohydrolase II, whose protein sequence is MHKCSAEEAIKEIKAGKMIILVDDEDRENEGDLTIAAEMVTPEAINFMAKYGRGLICLALEPALVDKLELPLMARRNTSKFGTNFTVSIEAKQGVTTGISAHDRALTIQTAVADQTTPEDLATPGHIFPLRAKPGGVLVRAGQTEGSVDLSRLAGLKGAAVICEIMNDDGTMSRMPDLRKFAEEHDMKIATIADLIAYRSRKDSLVRRVAEARMPTCYGEFTIVAYENDIDNHTHIALVKGEINEETPVLVRVHSECLTGDVFGSMRCDCGSQLQRAMQMVNDEGAGVILYMRQEGRGIGLGNKIKAYHLQDEGRDTVEANLELGFAPDLRDYGLGAQILVDLGVKRMRLLTNNPKKIIGLEGYGLKVEERVSIEIPACDENKCYLHTKHSKLGHLLQFEAENK, encoded by the coding sequence ATGCACAAATGTTCAGCCGAAGAGGCCATCAAGGAAATAAAGGCCGGGAAGATGATCATCCTGGTCGATGACGAGGACCGGGAAAATGAAGGCGATCTGACCATCGCCGCCGAAATGGTCACTCCCGAGGCCATCAATTTCATGGCCAAATACGGCCGTGGCCTGATCTGCCTCGCCCTGGAACCGGCTCTGGTGGACAAGCTGGAACTACCGCTCATGGCCCGGCGCAACACCTCCAAATTCGGAACCAACTTCACCGTATCCATCGAGGCCAAGCAAGGCGTGACCACGGGCATCTCCGCCCATGACCGGGCCCTGACCATCCAGACCGCCGTGGCCGACCAGACCACCCCCGAAGACCTGGCCACTCCTGGCCATATCTTTCCCCTGCGCGCCAAGCCCGGCGGGGTCCTGGTCCGCGCCGGACAGACCGAAGGTTCCGTGGACCTGTCCCGCCTGGCCGGGCTCAAGGGCGCGGCCGTCATCTGCGAGATCATGAACGATGACGGCACCATGTCGCGCATGCCCGATCTCAGGAAGTTCGCCGAAGAGCACGACATGAAGATCGCCACCATCGCCGATCTCATCGCCTACCGCTCCCGCAAGGACTCCCTGGTCCGCCGCGTGGCCGAGGCGCGCATGCCCACCTGCTACGGAGAATTCACCATCGTGGCTTACGAGAACGATATAGACAACCACACCCACATCGCCCTGGTCAAAGGCGAGATAAACGAAGAGACTCCCGTGCTGGTGCGGGTGCACAGCGAATGCCTGACCGGAGACGTGTTCGGCTCCATGCGCTGCGACTGCGGCAGCCAGTTGCAGCGGGCCATGCAGATGGTCAACGACGAGGGCGCGGGCGTCATCCTCTACATGCGCCAGGAAGGCCGCGGCATTGGCCTTGGCAACAAGATCAAGGCCTACCACCTGCAGGACGAAGGCCGCGACACCGTGGAAGCCAATCTGGAACTGGGCTTCGCCCCCGACCTGCGCGATTACGGCCTCGGGGCGCAGATCCTGGTCGACTTGGGCGTAAAACGCATGCGCCTTTTGACCAACAACCCCAAGAAGATCATCGGCCTCGAAGGCTACGGCCTTAAAGTCGAGGAGCGGGTATCCATCGAAATCCCGGCCTGTGACGAAAACAAGTGCTATCTGCACACCAAGCATTCAAAACTCGGCCATCTGTTGCAATTTGAAGCCGAAAACAAATAA
- a CDS encoding riboflavin synthase, with amino-acid sequence MFTGIIQGLGRVAAMDRRGSETRFTVRPDFALTNYALGESIAVNGVCLTVETFGAGWFTAYASGETMSVTNLSALGVSSAVNLERALAMGDRLGGHIVSGHVDCLAEVLSIRQAGQSQIYRLGFPASYSSQVIPKGSVALDGISLTVNDCGQGYLEVNIIPATQRETTISDWAQGRRINMETDVIGKYVQRMLEPWREGRSTGASSAITPDFLKEHGF; translated from the coding sequence ATGTTCACAGGTATCATCCAGGGTTTGGGTCGAGTGGCAGCCATGGACCGACGCGGCAGCGAGACCCGCTTCACCGTGCGTCCGGACTTTGCCCTGACCAACTACGCCCTTGGCGAATCCATCGCCGTAAACGGGGTCTGCCTGACCGTGGAAACGTTCGGTGCCGGCTGGTTCACGGCCTATGCTTCGGGCGAGACCATGTCCGTGACCAACCTCAGCGCGCTTGGCGTATCCTCGGCGGTCAATCTCGAACGGGCCCTGGCCATGGGAGACCGTCTTGGCGGCCACATCGTCTCCGGGCATGTCGATTGTCTGGCAGAGGTCCTGTCCATCCGTCAGGCCGGTCAGTCCCAGATCTACCGTCTGGGTTTCCCAGCCTCCTATTCGAGCCAGGTCATCCCCAAGGGCTCCGTGGCCCTGGACGGGATCAGCCTGACAGTCAACGATTGCGGTCAGGGATATTTGGAAGTAAACATCATCCCGGCTACGCAACGGGAAACAACCATTTCGGACTGGGCGCAGGGACGGCGAATCAACATGGAGACCGATGTCATCGGCAAGTATGTACAGCGCATGCTCGAACCGTGGCGCGAGGGTCGCTCCACGGGCGCGTCATCGGCCATCACCCCTGATTTTCTTAAAGAACACGGATTTTAA
- the ribD gene encoding bifunctional diaminohydroxyphosphoribosylaminopyrimidine deaminase/5-amino-6-(5-phosphoribosylamino)uracil reductase RibD, with protein MHDERAFMDQAIRLAEQGRGRTAPNPCVGAVLVRDGEVVAEGWHTACGQPHAEVEALRDAQGKGVDPRGCTLYVTLEPCNHHGKTPPCTQAILKAGVPEVVVGCADPNPTVAGGGADFLRGRGVSVRMGVREQECRDVIADFLIWQTTARPYSILKLATTLDGKIATRDGQAAWISGEASRREVHRLRTWCQAVIVGGGTFRADNPTLTCRLPGYDGPQPLAVIVSRSLPDPAQGSNLLSTRPDQTIFWTTVAQSRSIRATRLTDLGVTVWGLPFLKTPAETLDLDAGLQLLRKDRGCHYTLTEGGGHLAGSMKRQGLVDELRIFQAMKVLGDEEARSAFAGRKALSMQDCWVFRLVEQGFFETDLYLRLRAKE; from the coding sequence ATGCATGACGAACGCGCGTTCATGGATCAGGCCATCCGCCTAGCCGAACAGGGCCGGGGCCGCACCGCTCCCAACCCCTGCGTCGGCGCGGTTCTGGTGCGCGATGGCGAGGTCGTGGCCGAGGGCTGGCATACGGCCTGCGGACAGCCTCACGCCGAAGTCGAAGCCCTGCGCGATGCGCAGGGCAAGGGTGTTGATCCCCGCGGATGCACCCTCTACGTCACCCTTGAGCCCTGCAACCACCACGGCAAGACGCCGCCCTGCACCCAGGCCATCCTGAAAGCCGGGGTACCGGAAGTGGTCGTGGGCTGCGCCGATCCCAATCCCACGGTCGCCGGGGGCGGCGCCGACTTTCTGCGCGGCCGGGGCGTGAGCGTGCGCATGGGCGTACGTGAACAGGAATGCCGGGACGTGATCGCTGATTTTCTGATCTGGCAGACCACGGCCCGCCCCTATTCCATCCTCAAACTGGCCACCACTCTCGATGGCAAAATCGCCACCCGTGACGGCCAGGCGGCCTGGATCTCGGGTGAGGCTTCGCGCCGCGAAGTGCACAGGCTGCGGACCTGGTGCCAAGCTGTCATCGTCGGCGGGGGCACTTTCCGCGCCGACAACCCGACCCTGACCTGCCGGCTGCCAGGATACGACGGCCCGCAGCCGCTGGCCGTGATCGTGTCCCGCTCTCTTCCGGATCCGGCCCAGGGCTCGAATCTTCTGTCCACCCGGCCGGACCAGACCATTTTCTGGACAACCGTGGCGCAAAGCCGCTCCATTCGCGCCACGCGTCTGACGGACCTGGGCGTGACGGTCTGGGGTCTGCCTTTCTTGAAGACTCCGGCCGAAACCCTTGACCTGGACGCGGGGCTGCAGCTGCTGCGCAAGGACCGCGGATGCCACTACACCCTGACCGAGGGCGGCGGACATCTGGCCGGGTCCATGAAAAGGCAGGGGCTGGTCGATGAACTGCGCATCTTTCAGGCCATGAAGGTCCTGGGCGATGAAGAGGCCAGGTCGGCCTTTGCCGGCCGCAAGGCCCTGTCCATGCAGGACTGCTGGGTATTTCGGCTCGTCGAGCAGGGATTTTTCGAAACAGATCTCTATCTGCGGCTACGAGCAAAGGAGTAG
- a CDS encoding cytidine/deoxycytidylate deaminase family protein, producing the protein MDNRIPWPQYFMSIAYLVAERSTCLRRKVGALAVKDKRILATGYNGAPAGLAHCLDLGCMREKLGIPSGQRHELCRALHAEQNVIIQAAIHGVSIEGADIFCTTQPCILCAKMLINCRVRAIFFAEGYPDDMSREMLDEAKIPYTRLEMPSDA; encoded by the coding sequence ATGGACAACCGCATCCCCTGGCCGCAGTATTTCATGAGCATCGCCTACCTGGTGGCCGAGCGCTCCACCTGTTTGCGGCGAAAGGTCGGAGCCCTGGCCGTCAAGGACAAACGCATTCTGGCCACAGGATACAACGGTGCGCCCGCGGGGCTGGCGCATTGCCTCGACCTGGGCTGCATGCGCGAAAAGCTCGGCATCCCCTCGGGCCAGCGCCATGAACTCTGCCGCGCCCTGCACGCCGAGCAGAACGTCATCATCCAGGCCGCCATCCACGGGGTGAGTATCGAGGGCGCGGATATCTTCTGCACGACCCAGCCATGCATCCTTTGCGCAAAAATGCTCATCAACTGCCGGGTGCGGGCCATTTTCTTCGCCGAAGGCTACCCCGACGATATGTCCCGGGAAATGCTCGACGAAGCAAAAATCCCCTATACGCGACTGGAGATGCCTAGCGATGCATGA
- the glyA gene encoding serine hydroxymethyltransferase, whose amino-acid sequence MDELTRQDPQIAKAIQLETNRQITKLELIASENFTSLAVRAAMGSIMTHKYAEGYPGKRYYGGCEFVDMAENLAIERACQLFGAEYANVQPHSGSQANMGAYFAAIQPGDTILGMNLSHGGHLTHGSPVNFSGRLFKTAFYGVEKETGQINYDEVEALALEHKPQMIIAGASAYPRTLDFARFRAIADKVGAKLLVDMAHIAGLVATGLHPSPIEHAHYTTTTTHKTLRGPRGGMILSTEEFGKTLNSQIFPGIQGGPLMHVIAAKAVAFAEALRPEFKDYQQQVVANAQTLAAELTAAGYHLVSGGTDNHLMLVDLTAQDITGKDAEIGLDKGGITVNKNTVPFETRSPFVTSGVRLGTPALTTRGMKSDDMRKVAKWIVAILENLNNESRLTEIRLDVEKFAGQFPLFAW is encoded by the coding sequence ATGGACGAACTCACCCGCCAGGATCCGCAGATCGCCAAAGCGATCCAGCTGGAAACCAACCGCCAGATCACCAAACTCGAGCTCATCGCTTCGGAGAACTTCACCTCCCTTGCGGTCCGCGCCGCCATGGGCAGCATCATGACCCACAAATACGCCGAAGGCTATCCGGGCAAGCGCTATTACGGCGGCTGCGAGTTCGTGGACATGGCTGAAAACCTGGCCATTGAGCGGGCCTGCCAGCTCTTTGGAGCCGAATACGCCAACGTCCAGCCCCACTCCGGTTCCCAGGCCAACATGGGCGCGTATTTTGCGGCCATCCAGCCCGGCGACACCATTCTGGGCATGAATCTGTCCCATGGCGGTCACCTGACCCATGGCAGCCCGGTCAATTTTTCGGGCCGCCTGTTCAAGACAGCCTTTTACGGGGTGGAGAAGGAAACCGGCCAGATCAACTATGACGAGGTCGAAGCCCTGGCCCTTGAACACAAGCCCCAGATGATCATCGCCGGAGCCAGCGCCTATCCGCGCACCCTCGATTTTGCCCGCTTCCGGGCCATCGCCGACAAAGTGGGGGCCAAACTGCTGGTGGACATGGCACACATCGCGGGCCTGGTGGCCACGGGTCTGCACCCCTCGCCCATCGAGCACGCCCATTACACCACTACGACCACGCACAAAACATTGCGCGGGCCTCGCGGCGGCATGATCCTGAGCACCGAGGAGTTCGGCAAGACCCTCAACTCCCAGATTTTCCCCGGCATCCAGGGCGGCCCGCTCATGCACGTCATCGCGGCCAAGGCCGTAGCCTTTGCCGAGGCGCTGCGCCCTGAATTCAAGGATTATCAGCAGCAGGTCGTCGCCAACGCCCAGACCCTGGCAGCCGAACTGACGGCAGCCGGGTACCATCTGGTCTCCGGCGGAACGGACAACCACCTCATGCTGGTGGACTTGACCGCCCAGGACATCACCGGCAAGGACGCCGAGATAGGCCTGGACAAGGGCGGCATCACCGTCAACAAGAATACCGTGCCTTTCGAAACCCGCTCGCCCTTTGTCACCTCCGGGGTGCGTCTGGGCACGCCGGCCTTGACCACGCGCGGCATGAAGAGCGACGACATGCGCAAGGTGGCCAAATGGATTGTCGCCATCCTGGAAAACCTGAACAACGAGTCCAGGCTGACCGAGATCCGGCTTGACGTGGAGAAATTCGCGGGCCAGTTCCCGCTTTTCGCCTGGTAG
- the fabF gene encoding beta-ketoacyl-ACP synthase II, with amino-acid sequence MIGKRVVITGLAAMTPIGNSLQESWTNLIGGVCGIGPITLFDCCEFDAKIAGELKNFDPTDYVGVKDAKRMDRFVQIAVAAGKQLMEDCKMVMDETMAPEVGVLLGCGLGGLSTIEDFHSKLLKSGPGRISPFYIPMLIANMASGQISIHTGAKGPNLVTTSACASGTHAIGYAYSDIKLGRVKACITGGVESTITPMGVSGFTAMKALSTRNDEPQKASRPFDADRTGFVIGEGAGLLMLEELEHALARGAKIYAEVVGYGASGDAYHIAAPEESGTGMAWAMKCALRDSELAPEQVTFVNAHGTSTKLNDKTETKALKAVFGDHAYKMPITANKSMIGHLLGAAGGAEAVFTAMSLTTGIVPGTINQDTPDPDCDLDYTPGASRKMDLEYGISNSFGFGGTNASIILRSFK; translated from the coding sequence ATGATTGGAAAACGCGTTGTCATTACAGGCCTTGCGGCCATGACCCCCATTGGCAATTCCTTGCAGGAAAGCTGGACCAACCTTATCGGAGGAGTTTGCGGCATTGGCCCCATCACTCTCTTCGACTGCTGCGAATTCGATGCGAAAATCGCAGGGGAACTGAAAAATTTCGATCCGACGGATTATGTCGGGGTCAAGGATGCCAAGCGCATGGACCGTTTTGTCCAGATCGCCGTGGCCGCTGGCAAGCAACTCATGGAAGACTGCAAAATGGTCATGGACGAAACCATGGCCCCTGAAGTGGGCGTGCTGCTGGGCTGCGGCCTGGGCGGGCTGTCCACCATCGAGGATTTCCACAGCAAGCTGCTCAAATCCGGACCGGGCAGGATTTCGCCCTTCTACATACCCATGCTCATCGCGAACATGGCTTCAGGACAGATTTCGATCCACACCGGGGCCAAGGGCCCGAACCTGGTCACCACATCGGCCTGCGCCTCGGGCACCCACGCCATCGGCTACGCATATTCCGACATCAAGCTCGGCCGAGTCAAGGCCTGCATCACCGGCGGCGTGGAGTCGACCATCACGCCCATGGGCGTGTCCGGTTTCACGGCCATGAAGGCGCTGTCCACCCGCAACGACGAACCGCAAAAGGCCAGTCGCCCCTTTGACGCCGACCGCACCGGCTTCGTCATCGGCGAGGGCGCGGGCCTGCTCATGCTCGAAGAGCTTGAACACGCGCTGGCGCGTGGAGCCAAAATCTACGCCGAAGTCGTCGGCTACGGCGCTTCCGGGGACGCGTATCACATCGCCGCTCCCGAAGAGTCGGGCACGGGCATGGCTTGGGCCATGAAATGCGCCCTGCGCGACTCCGAATTGGCACCCGAACAGGTCACCTTCGTCAACGCGCACGGCACATCGACCAAGCTCAACGACAAGACCGAAACCAAAGCCCTCAAGGCCGTCTTCGGAGATCACGCCTACAAGATGCCCATCACCGCCAACAAAAGCATGATCGGGCACCTGCTTGGTGCCGCCGGCGGCGCCGAGGCGGTCTTCACGGCCATGAGCCTGACCACCGGCATTGTGCCCGGAACCATCAATCAGGACACCCCGGACCCGGACTGCGACCTTGACTACACGCCGGGCGCAAGCAGGAAGATGGACCTGGAATACGGCATCAGCAACTCGTTCGGATTCGGCGGCACCAACGCCTCCATCATCCTGCGCAGCTTCAAATAA
- the acpP gene encoding acyl carrier protein: MSIEEKVKELVVEQLGVSAEEVKLESSFVESLGADSLDLTELIMAMEEEFDVEIDDEDAQKIATVQDAINYIKSKS, from the coding sequence ATGTCTATTGAAGAAAAAGTCAAAGAACTGGTTGTCGAGCAGCTGGGCGTATCCGCGGAAGAAGTAAAGCTTGAGTCCTCCTTTGTGGAGTCCCTGGGCGCCGATTCCCTGGATCTGACCGAACTGATCATGGCCATGGAAGAAGAATTCGACGTCGAGATCGATGACGAAGACGCACAGAAGATCGCCACAGTCCAGGACGCCATCAATTATATCAAGTCCAAGTCCTAG